From one Thamnophis elegans isolate rThaEle1 chromosome 9, rThaEle1.pri, whole genome shotgun sequence genomic stretch:
- the CXCL11 gene encoding C-X-C motif chemokine 11 isoform X1: MDWYTQLQIQSSSGTSVLSLDQKQERGLGADMSKQVFFTVLVLACCVALIQGLPTSPRERCFCKRSGMQFVNMDRVAKVEYHRSSSSCGQEELLVFLRNNRRRCLNLNGDQGRRIKLAIIEEGNANQRSSS; encoded by the exons ATGGATTGGTAtacacaattgcaaatacaatctag CTCAGGAACATCAGTTCTCTCTCTGGACCAGAAGCAGGAAAGAGGACTCGGAGCAGACATGAGCAAACAAGTTTTCTTCACCGTTCTTGTTCTGGCTTGCTGTGTGGCTCTCATTCAAG GGTTGCCCACCTCCCCCCGGGAGCGCTGTTTCTGCAAAAGATCGGGAATGCAGTTCGTGAACATGGACCGTGTGGCGAAAGTCGAATATCACAGGTCGAGCAGCAGCTGTGGACAAGAGGAACTTCT GGTGTTCCTTAGAAACAACCGAAGACGCTGTCTGAATCTGAACGGGGACCAAGGCAGGAGAATTAAACTG GCAATTATAGAAGAAGGCAATGCCAATCAAAGAAGTTCAAGCTGA
- the CXCL11 gene encoding C-X-C motif chemokine 11 isoform X2, whose protein sequence is MSKQVFFTVLVLACCVALIQGLPTSPRERCFCKRSGMQFVNMDRVAKVEYHRSSSSCGQEELLVFLRNNRRRCLNLNGDQGRRIKLAIIEEGNANQRSSS, encoded by the exons ATGAGCAAACAAGTTTTCTTCACCGTTCTTGTTCTGGCTTGCTGTGTGGCTCTCATTCAAG GGTTGCCCACCTCCCCCCGGGAGCGCTGTTTCTGCAAAAGATCGGGAATGCAGTTCGTGAACATGGACCGTGTGGCGAAAGTCGAATATCACAGGTCGAGCAGCAGCTGTGGACAAGAGGAACTTCT GGTGTTCCTTAGAAACAACCGAAGACGCTGTCTGAATCTGAACGGGGACCAAGGCAGGAGAATTAAACTG GCAATTATAGAAGAAGGCAATGCCAATCAAAGAAGTTCAAGCTGA
- the LOC116513241 gene encoding C-X-C motif chemokine 2-like: MSSSPDKKTSSPSLSLSLEHKREKGLSAEMNKQAFFTILVLLACCVALMPGMPTSRGRCSCRTWRNYVNEKRIVTEKSVYHEPSGLCSQEELIVTLRDNRRVCLNLNKDQGRRIKEGLLNKNKTK; this comes from the exons ATGAGCTCTTCGCCCGACAAGAAgacctcttctccctctctctctctctctctggaacacAAGCGAGAAAAGGGACTCAGCGCCGAGATGAACAAACAAGCTTTCTTCACCATCCTTGTACTTCTGGCTTGTTGTGTGGCTCTCATGC CAGGAATGCCCACGAGCCGGGGTCGCTGTTCGTGCAGAACATGGAGAAATTATGTGAATGAGAAGCGTATAGTTACCGAAAAATCTGTGTACCACGAGCCAAGCGGCCTCTGTAgtcaagaggaactgat AGTGACGCTTAGAGATAACAGGAGAGTTTGTCTGAATCTGAACAAGGACCAAGGCAGGAGAATTAAAGAG GGACTTCTGAACAAAAATAAGACCAAATAA